From the genome of Nicotiana sylvestris chromosome 2, ASM39365v2, whole genome shotgun sequence, one region includes:
- the LOC104218841 gene encoding protein arginine methyltransferase NDUFAF7 homolog, mitochondrial-like isoform X1 has product MAPLSFSSRNLQTLFYKPRVTPFEFLGQHSSALFSTHIVGDTPILVRDFIHKALYDPNVGYFSQKSASVGVLDRSIKFNQLQGRKAYMKHLDKIYKQSDVSWFTPVELFKPWYAHGIAEAILRTTNLSVPLKIYEIGGGSGTCAKGILDYIKLNAPTRVYDNISYISVEISSSLAAKQIQTVGEVDSHSSKFRVECRDAADRSGWGDVNEQPCWVIMLEVLDNLPHDLIYSENQISPWTEVWVESKEGEKLSELYRPIQDSLIKSCMEIIDMPDATTGGSRVSSAMKSIWAKVFPKPRWCWLPTGCLKLLEVLHGALPKMSLIASDFSYLPDVKIPGERAPLVSTKKDGSSSDYNSYLDAKGDADIFFPTDFLLLEQMDHYCSGWMKQQKDDTSLKRGKKRRTLSLDTAAFMEEFGLPTKTRTKDGYNPLLDDFKNTKFYLSVPTHNIK; this is encoded by the exons ATGGCACCTCTATCGTTCTCTTCACGAAATCTACAAACCCTCTTCTACAAACCCAGAG TGACTCCTTTTGAATTTTTGGGTCAGCACTCTTCAGCTTTGTTCTCTACTCACATTGTTGGGGACACACCAATTCTT GTTAGGGATTTTATTCACAAGGCATTGTATGATCCAAATGTAGGGTATTTCTCCCAGAAATCGGCATCAGTTGGAGTGCTTGATAGAAGCATTAAGTTCAATCAGCTCCAAG GTAGGAAAGCATACATGAAGCATTTGGATAAGATTTACAAGCAGAGCGATGTTTCATGGTTTACTCCAGTGGAGCTTTTTAAG CCTTGGTATGCTCATGGGATTGCTGAAGCCATTTTGCGTACTACAAACCTATCTGTTCCACTGAAA ATATATGAGATAGGTGGTGGATCAGGAACCTGTGCGAAAGGCATCCTGGATTACATAAAGTTAAATGCACCGACAAGAGTTTATGATAATATCAGTTACAT TTCGGTTGAAATCAGTTCCTCACTCGCAGCGAAACAGATTCAAACTGTTGGCGAAGTTGATAGCCACTCATCCAAGTTTAGAGTAGAGTGTCGTGATGCTGCGGACAGGAGTGGATGGG GAGATGTGAATGaacaaccttgttgggttatcatGTTAGAG GTGCTTGACAATCTTCCACATGATCTCATTTACTCTGAGAATCAAATTTCTCCATGGACAGAAGTGTGGGTTGAAAGCAAAGAAGG GGAAAAACTCTCGGAGTTGTATAGGCCAATTCAAGACTCCTTAATCAAGTCTTGCATGGAGATCATAGATATGCCTGATGCTACAACGGGTGGGAGCAGGGTTTCTTCAGCAATGAAAAGTATATGGGCAAAAGTGTTTCCTAAGCCAAGGTGGTGTTGGCTTCCCACTGGTTGCTTG AAACTTCTAGAAGTTTTACATGGAGCTTTACCGAAGATGTCTTTAATTGCTTCCGATTTCAGTTATCTACCTGATGTTAAAATTCCTGGTGAAAGAGCTCCTCTGGTTTCAACCAAG AAAGATGGTAGCAGCTCTGATTACAACAGTTATTTGGATGCAAAG GGGGACGCCGACATATTCTTTCCAACAGATTTTTTGCTCTTGGAACAGATGGATCATTACTGCTCTGGGTGGATGAAGCAGCAAAAAGATGACACGTCATTGAAGCGGGGAAAGAAAAGACGTACTCTTTCG CTCGATACAG